From the genome of Bradyrhizobium elkanii USDA 76, one region includes:
- a CDS encoding pectinesterase family protein: MRIFALFAAVLAGCFGISAARAQPLLVSHAERAAYHSLQAAIDALPAQGGDIQIAPGIYREKVKVFKSGVHIKGSGRMPGDTVIVYGDGAINVGGTIRSATLDASGDDFRLDNLTIQNDYALNSANPASQAVALSVTGDRDIISRVRLLGAQDTLFAGKGQNGRMSRQYFSDCYIEGHVDFIFGNAKAYFRHCELHGIANQAVVYTAQSKAAPDEDSAYVFEHCILTADSAARDVALGRPWRPYATVVFLSTKLDAPVVAEGWREWAPGKTNSLRTAYYAEYKSTGVGANPAGREPYSHQLTDGEAAKWSLKAFFAGATDWLSAGPSRSE; the protein is encoded by the coding sequence ATGCGGATTTTCGCGCTATTCGCTGCGGTTCTGGCCGGATGTTTCGGCATCTCGGCAGCCCGTGCTCAACCCCTTTTGGTCTCGCATGCCGAGAGGGCAGCTTATCACTCCCTGCAGGCCGCCATCGACGCATTACCGGCCCAAGGTGGGGATATTCAGATCGCGCCGGGCATCTATCGCGAGAAGGTCAAAGTCTTCAAATCCGGTGTTCATATCAAAGGCTCCGGCAGGATGCCGGGTGATACGGTCATTGTGTACGGCGACGGCGCGATCAACGTCGGAGGAACCATCCGTTCTGCTACGCTGGACGCCTCAGGCGATGACTTCCGGCTCGACAACCTGACGATCCAAAACGATTACGCGCTCAATTCGGCAAATCCAGCTTCGCAGGCCGTCGCACTGTCCGTTACCGGAGACAGAGACATTATCAGCCGCGTCCGCCTGCTCGGCGCCCAGGACACATTGTTCGCCGGTAAGGGGCAGAACGGCCGAATGTCGCGACAATACTTCTCGGATTGCTATATCGAGGGACACGTCGATTTCATATTCGGCAATGCCAAGGCCTATTTCCGACACTGTGAGTTGCACGGTATCGCCAATCAGGCGGTCGTCTATACCGCGCAGAGCAAGGCAGCGCCGGACGAGGACAGTGCCTATGTGTTCGAGCATTGCATACTGACTGCCGACTCCGCCGCGCGGGATGTTGCGCTTGGCCGGCCTTGGCGCCCCTATGCAACGGTGGTGTTCCTATCGACGAAGTTGGATGCACCGGTGGTCGCGGAGGGCTGGCGCGAATGGGCTCCGGGCAAGACCAATTCGCTGAGGACGGCCTACTATGCTGAATACAAATCCACCGGTGTCGGGGCCAATCCCGCAGGTCGCGAGCCTTATTCGCACCAATTGACCGACGGCGAAGCCGCGAAATGGTCGCTGAAAGCGTTCTTCGCAGGTGCCACAGATTGGCTATCCGCCGGACCTTCCAGATCGGAATAG
- a CDS encoding glycoside hydrolase family 28 protein codes for MTKHFREWTLMSIVATMVVCPGAKAQDRRIVAEPVAPHTVCDRPVPSGSNDTARLQDAIDHCPAGAAVYLGRGEFRSHPLEMKSGVTLWIGRGATLLAIPEPVAYDKGRGQCGRIAGKGDGCRPFISFSKTRGGGIYGDGIIDGQGGAPMVGSAETWWQLARRAQAEGGSQNAPRLIQIDHAQDITLSGVTLRNAPNFHVAMNRVEGATVWGLTIDTPADARNTDGIDPGASQDVTIIHSFIRTGDDNVAIKAGDNGSTRHISITDNYFGWGHGMSIGSEVNSGASDILVSNLTLDGTTSGLRIKSDVSRGGLVERVTYENVCLRGNRWPVAFDTKYDPHAQGSRIPVYRQIVLRHVRGDNGALLMRGVDEGHALDVTLEDVRFADSATWQLEHANVTADHSDVSPPLPGQVRKPVPRDWEGCARAFRDGNQ; via the coding sequence ATGACAAAGCATTTTCGCGAATGGACGCTGATGTCCATCGTTGCCACCATGGTTGTCTGCCCCGGCGCAAAAGCGCAAGATCGCCGCATTGTCGCAGAGCCCGTTGCACCTCATACGGTCTGCGACCGCCCGGTGCCGTCTGGCAGCAACGATACGGCTCGGCTACAGGATGCCATCGACCATTGCCCCGCCGGTGCTGCGGTCTATCTCGGACGTGGCGAGTTCCGGTCGCATCCACTCGAGATGAAATCAGGTGTCACCTTATGGATTGGACGCGGTGCAACGCTTTTGGCTATCCCGGAACCAGTTGCGTACGACAAGGGCCGCGGACAATGCGGCCGCATCGCAGGTAAGGGCGACGGTTGCCGGCCGTTCATCAGCTTCTCCAAAACGCGCGGCGGCGGCATTTATGGCGACGGCATCATCGATGGCCAGGGCGGTGCGCCGATGGTCGGCAGCGCCGAGACCTGGTGGCAGCTGGCCCGCCGCGCGCAAGCCGAGGGCGGTAGTCAGAACGCTCCGCGTTTGATTCAGATCGATCATGCGCAGGACATCACGCTTTCTGGTGTCACCTTGCGCAATGCACCCAATTTCCATGTCGCGATGAACCGGGTCGAAGGTGCCACTGTCTGGGGTCTGACGATCGATACACCGGCCGATGCCCGCAATACCGACGGCATCGACCCAGGCGCCAGCCAGGATGTGACCATCATCCACAGCTTCATCCGCACTGGAGATGATAACGTAGCGATCAAAGCCGGCGATAATGGTTCAACTCGCCATATCTCCATCACCGATAATTATTTCGGGTGGGGACATGGGATGTCGATCGGCAGCGAGGTGAACTCCGGCGCCAGCGACATACTCGTGAGCAACCTGACCTTGGACGGCACGACGTCTGGCCTGCGCATCAAGAGCGATGTCAGCCGAGGCGGCCTGGTCGAACGCGTGACTTATGAGAATGTTTGTCTGCGTGGCAACCGATGGCCGGTCGCGTTCGATACAAAGTACGATCCCCATGCCCAAGGCAGTAGGATTCCAGTCTATCGCCAGATCGTTCTGCGCCATGTGCGCGGCGACAATGGTGCGCTGCTGATGCGCGGGGTTGACGAGGGCCATGCGCTTGACGTGACGCTAGAGGATGTTCGATTTGCCGATTCCGCGACTTGGCAGCTCGAACATGCGAATGTGACAGCCGATCATTCTGACGTGTCTCCGCCGCTACCCGGGCAAGTGAGGAAACCGGTGCCGCGCGATTGGGAGGGGTGCGCCAGGGCATTCCGCGACGGTAACCAGTAA